In Maridesulfovibrio sp., a single genomic region encodes these proteins:
- a CDS encoding STAS domain-containing protein, whose amino-acid sequence MSVSDFTPGSSTGAVDGPSPIAFDFTEEDHEGYVMLAPCGGICNSTVKYMKNRLYDLSCEEGCKIVMSMKDVDFIDSVGLGTMITAHKNCDEYGGMIVYCSMKPMILKNMQLLNMDKFLKITPDLQSALNLLDW is encoded by the coding sequence ATGAGTGTTTCAGATTTTACTCCCGGAAGCAGTACCGGTGCAGTGGACGGACCGAGTCCGATAGCTTTTGATTTTACGGAAGAAGACCATGAAGGGTACGTCATGCTTGCCCCGTGTGGCGGCATCTGTAACTCCACTGTCAAATATATGAAAAATCGTCTTTACGATCTCAGTTGTGAAGAGGGCTGCAAGATAGTCATGTCCATGAAAGATGTGGATTTTATCGACAGTGTCGGTCTGGGTACAATGATCACGGCGCACAAGAACTGTGACGAGTACGGTGGAATGATAGTTTATTGTTCCATGAAGCCTATGATACTGAAAAATATGCAGCTTCTTAACATGGATAAGTTCCTGAAAATTACTCCCGATTTGCAGAGCGCCTTAAATCTGCTGGACTGGTAG
- a CDS encoding PEP/pyruvate-binding domain-containing protein encodes MEEKMKFLGSRNSQFNLYHDLMRVKVHDILLISSPYDAWVMEEDSRISERIVSEYRGLNLSSPPRLSWVSTIEEALELLDVMVFDMVILMPHLTDMNCCRMARMIKDRIPGLPVVMLVHRQLADSDADFSEGTERQFVWSGDAELLVAMVKNMEDLLNVEHDTSEVGIRVIIVVEDSPRYLASFLPILYKELVRQTQALMEEGLNAEHRLLTMRARPKILTARTYEEAMGLFEKYEPYILGVISDVRFPRRGKPDGNAGIDLLKNLKAHREDIPLLLASNEPENRERAESIPSCFVDKNSPDMMSAVRRFVLEQLGFGDFVVRDLEDREIARAGSLYSLERILRDMPERIFIRHCRRNDFSRWFYARTEIALANRIRPLREKDFPDWETHRTHLIGMIRERRMQRQQGVIVSFNPKDFDPDTDFLKIGSGSLGGKARGMAFICSMLNRNPWLHEKYPDIRISAPRTLTIGTSGFDDFMEMNDLSYLATSEVADKRVAEIFSEAFFPGWIETQLRSYLHEVGYPLAVRSSSLLEDAQYQAYAGLYSTYMIPNDHPDIEQRLEQLVSAVKLVWASTCYNAPKSFSRRVNQRTDEEKMGVIIQEIVGERYGDYYFPAISGVGQSYNYYPFGKMKPEQGVATVALGIGKSVVDGEQCIRFSPRYPKILPQCPTLADSLKNAQTLFYGLRMRGAEREDIHGNANLERLNIADFEDSAPVRLLASTYIPEEGRIRDTAHVEGPKLILFAPVLKHKTVPLASVLGDILLLAEKGMGGPVEIEFAVNMYEDGRQPAFSLLQLRPMSARADLDRVNIGAEDLKKAVCVSTHALGNAEKTDIEDILIVRPDSFDAAGTRRMALEISAINRELVGRKRKYLLVGPGRWGSADPWLGIPVEWQDISGVSAIVETSTEGFKMEPSQGSHFFHNITTLGINYLMVLDKPGNYIDWDWFAVQPAVQHGEFVTHLQLSAPLLLKVDGRSSQAVVLPPES; translated from the coding sequence GTGGAAGAAAAAATGAAATTTCTGGGCAGCCGGAACAGCCAGTTCAACCTGTACCATGATCTCATGCGGGTCAAAGTGCATGATATCCTGTTGATATCAAGTCCTTATGATGCCTGGGTAATGGAGGAAGACAGCCGCATTTCGGAACGCATAGTCAGCGAATATCGCGGGCTGAATCTGAGCAGCCCGCCGCGGCTTTCCTGGGTTTCAACCATTGAAGAGGCTCTCGAACTGCTGGATGTTATGGTCTTCGACATGGTCATCCTGATGCCTCATCTAACTGATATGAACTGCTGCCGGATGGCCCGGATGATAAAGGACAGGATTCCGGGACTGCCCGTGGTCATGCTTGTTCACAGGCAACTGGCCGATTCCGATGCTGATTTCAGCGAAGGAACGGAACGTCAGTTCGTATGGTCCGGAGATGCCGAGCTGCTGGTTGCCATGGTCAAGAATATGGAAGACCTGCTTAACGTTGAGCACGATACCAGTGAGGTCGGAATCCGGGTGATCATAGTGGTGGAGGATTCCCCGCGCTATCTGGCCTCTTTTCTGCCCATTCTGTACAAGGAGCTGGTCCGCCAGACTCAGGCACTGATGGAAGAGGGGCTTAATGCCGAACACCGCCTGCTTACCATGCGGGCGCGTCCAAAGATATTGACCGCCCGTACCTATGAAGAGGCGATGGGGCTTTTCGAAAAATACGAGCCTTACATTCTGGGTGTTATTTCCGATGTCCGTTTTCCGCGCCGGGGAAAGCCTGATGGCAACGCCGGTATAGACCTGCTTAAGAATCTCAAAGCGCACCGGGAAGATATACCGCTTCTGCTTGCCAGTAACGAACCGGAAAACAGGGAGCGGGCGGAGAGTATTCCGTCCTGTTTCGTGGATAAGAATTCGCCGGACATGATGAGCGCTGTTCGCCGTTTCGTGTTGGAACAGCTGGGGTTCGGAGACTTTGTGGTCCGCGATCTTGAGGACAGGGAGATCGCCAGGGCCGGGAGCCTGTATTCCCTTGAACGGATTCTGCGCGATATGCCGGAACGTATTTTCATCAGGCATTGCAGGCGTAATGATTTTTCCCGCTGGTTTTACGCGCGCACTGAGATAGCTCTGGCAAACCGCATAAGGCCGTTGAGGGAGAAGGATTTTCCGGACTGGGAAACCCACCGGACTCATTTGATCGGAATGATCCGGGAGAGGCGCATGCAACGGCAGCAGGGAGTCATAGTCTCCTTCAACCCGAAGGATTTTGATCCGGATACGGATTTTCTGAAAATAGGTTCCGGATCACTGGGCGGAAAGGCTAGGGGCATGGCTTTTATCTGTTCCATGCTGAACCGCAACCCCTGGCTGCACGAAAAGTATCCCGATATCAGGATATCCGCTCCGCGTACCCTGACCATAGGAACTTCCGGGTTTGACGATTTCATGGAGATGAACGATCTTTCCTACCTTGCCACCTCAGAGGTCGCGGATAAGCGGGTTGCCGAAATCTTTTCCGAGGCATTTTTTCCGGGCTGGATAGAAACCCAATTGCGGTCTTATCTCCATGAAGTCGGGTATCCTCTTGCGGTACGTTCTTCCAGCCTGCTGGAGGACGCACAGTATCAGGCCTATGCCGGGTTGTATTCCACCTATATGATTCCCAATGATCATCCGGACATTGAACAGCGGCTTGAACAGCTTGTTTCCGCTGTCAAACTCGTATGGGCTTCCACCTGCTACAATGCTCCCAAGTCTTTTTCCCGGCGGGTCAATCAGCGGACGGACGAAGAGAAGATGGGGGTCATCATACAGGAGATAGTGGGCGAACGTTACGGCGATTATTATTTCCCGGCCATTTCCGGTGTGGGACAGTCCTATAACTACTACCCGTTCGGCAAGATGAAACCGGAACAGGGCGTTGCCACGGTTGCTTTGGGTATAGGCAAGTCGGTGGTGGACGGAGAGCAGTGCATACGTTTCTCCCCCCGTTATCCCAAAATACTGCCCCAGTGTCCGACCCTTGCTGATTCGCTGAAAAATGCCCAGACTCTTTTCTACGGTCTTAGGATGAGAGGGGCGGAGCGTGAGGACATACATGGAAACGCAAACCTGGAACGGCTTAATATCGCTGATTTTGAAGACAGCGCACCCGTACGTCTGCTGGCATCTACTTATATCCCGGAAGAGGGGCGTATAAGGGATACAGCCCATGTGGAAGGGCCGAAGCTCATACTTTTCGCTCCGGTGTTAAAACACAAGACCGTGCCGCTAGCTTCGGTGCTGGGAGATATTCTGCTGCTGGCCGAGAAAGGCATGGGCGGGCCTGTGGAAATAGAGTTTGCCGTAAATATGTATGAGGACGGGCGCCAGCCTGCGTTCAGTCTGCTGCAGCTGCGGCCGATGAGTGCCCGTGCAGACCTCGACCGGGTGAATATCGGTGCCGAGGATCTGAAGAAAGCCGTATGTGTTTCCACACATGCTCTGGGCAATGCCGAAAAAACAGATATAGAGGACATTCTGATTGTCCGGCCGGATAGCTTTGATGCCGCCGGGACACGCCGCATGGCTCTTGAAATTTCCGCCATAAACAGGGAGCTTGTCGGCCGGAAGCGCAAGTATCTGCTGGTCGGACCCGGACGATGGGGTTCTGCCGACCCCTGGCTTGGTATTCCCGTGGAATGGCAGGATATTTCAGGTGTCTCAGCCATAGTCGAGACTTCGACAGAAGGATTTAAAATGGAGCCGTCGCAGGGATCGCATTTCTTCCACAACATAACCACCCTTGGAATCAATTATCTGATGGTTCTGGATAAGCCCGGAAACTATATTGATTGGGATTGGTTTGCTGTGCAGCCGGCTGTTCAGCACGGTGAATTCGTTACACATCTTCAGCTGTCCGCTCCTCTGCTGCTTAAGGTTGACGGAAGAAGCTCGCAGGCGGTGGTTCTCCCTCCGGAAAGTTGA